The genomic segment GGAGCTCGGCGCGCTGTCGGAGCTTCGAATCGGGGTCGCGTGGCTCGACCGCGCAGAGCCGACGATCGCCGCCCGTGTCGCGGCGATCGCCGCGCGGATCGGCGCGAGGACGGTCGGCCTGGAGACGGGTTCGCGGCCGGGGACGGCTGTGTTCGGGCGCGAGTCACTCGAGTCGCACGCCGGGATGTTCCCCGAGCGAGAGGCAGAGTACGGAGAGAACGTCCGAACCAAGCTCCGCAACGCGATGGCAATCTCGGACGCCGATCTGAACGCCGCCGAGCGCGAGCGCGAGCTCTACCGCCAGCGCTGGGCCGATCTGTTCGAACGCGAGCGCGGTCTCGATCTGCTGATCGCGCCGACGCTGCCGTGGGTGGCTCCTCGTGCGGGTCTCGGCGACCTCACGATCCGCGAGCGCCAGCTCGAGCTGACCTACCCGGCCAACGCGGTCGGCGCGCCCGCCTTCGCGCTGCCGTGCGGAGCCGCGGAGGACGGCCTGCCGGCCTCGATCCAGGTCATGGCCATGCCCGGCGACGATTCCCTGGTCATCGCGGCGGCGAGGTTGATCGAGCTAGCGACGAAGTCGCGGTAGACCGCCTCACATCCCTGCCGTTCCGCAACAGGCTCTAACCCGGCGAGACCGGACGCGAAGCGGAGGATCTCGCCGGAGTTGTCTTTCAGTGGGCCTCGTCGGCCGCGTGGGCCGGCGGGCGCGACTCCTCGGCGAGCGATGTGAGCTCGAGGGTTCCGCGCGCGGCCTCGGAGAGGACCTCGGTCGCCTCCTCGGACGAGCGCGCGTAGAGCTCGACGAGCAGGTGGACGACGATCAGCTCCTCGTCGTGCTTGTGGAAGCGCACGTGGGTGAA from the Thermoleophilia bacterium SCSIO 60948 genome contains:
- a CDS encoding amidase, whose translation is MSTRVAGAELPRRILLAEADPAPAASEEAAREPLVVKDLLDTAGLETTYGSRIFAGHVPARSAAAVERAETAGYRVSAKANLHEFAWGITSENEHFGWVPNPLDPARTPGGSSGGSAAAIAAGIARVAIGTDTGGSIRIPSACCGTVGFKPSWGRVPVTGCFPLAPSFDTVGAMGADVASCVGLATALDPELDPPELGALSELRIGVAWLDRAEPTIAARVAAIAARIGARTVGLETGSRPGTAVFGRESLESHAGMFPEREAEYGENVRTKLRNAMAISDADLNAAERERELYRQRWADLFERERGLDLLIAPTLPWVAPRAGLGDLTIRERQLELTYPANAVGAPAFALPCGAAEDGLPASIQVMAMPGDDSLVIAAARLIELATKSR